TTTAATCTTGGAAATATTTCTGAAGATGTTTTGAAAGATTCACGAAAAAGTATTGAAAATGCTCTTCCGGCTCAGGATAGTGATACAAATTTTGTTTATACTCCATGGGGAAAAATAACAACTCACACACCTTCAGATTTTTCTTTTGTTGATAACTCTGATGCACGCCAAAGACAAGATGTAGGTCTTGATGGGTTAAATAGTTTTTATAATTATAATAATAATGAAGAAGCAAATTTTTTTGAAACATATCTTGATGATATAAAAAATATTGTTGACCCTGAAGTACAAAACTATAACAAAATTTTAAACGACCCTTCGGGTGATGATTTTGAGTATTTCAGATCATCAAATCATGATGGCTCAAGTCATGATATACTTGAAAGATATAAAAACTATAACGGACTTGAAGGAAATACACAAACATCTGATCTTTCTACCGAAAATTATCCAACTGTCGGAACGCTTAGTCCCGACATGGAAGATATTAACAAGGACCATAATTTAAGTGAAAACGAAAGCTATTATCAATATAAAATAAAACTGAGCCCTGATGAACTTAAAATAGGGCAAAATTACATTACCGATAAAAAAGTTACATATATTACATTAAAAAATAACAAAGAAGAAAAGGTAACATGGTACCAGTTTAAAATACCTATTTACAAGCCTAACAATGTTTATGGAGCAATTCAGGATTTTCAGTCTATTCGTTTTTTAAGGATGTTTTTAACCGGTTTTGAGAAAGAAGTAATTTTACGATTTGCAAAACTTGAACTCGTTAGAGGTGAATGGAGAAAATATAATTATATTATTCAGGAAGGTGACGAATCTATCAGTGAAGATACCGACCAATCTCTTGCTAATTTTGATATTTCGGCTATTAATATTGAAGAAAACGGTTCAAAATATGTATTACCTCCCGGAATAACAAGAATAACAGATCCTTCAAACCCGCACATGACAATGCTGAATGAACAATCTATAGTGCTAAAAGTAACTGATTTACATGATGGTTATTCAAAAGCTGCTTATAAAACCGCTGGTTTAGATATTCGTCAGTATAAAAAACTTGAAATGGAAATTCATGCCGAACCGTCAGATAATCAGCCTATTGACGATTATGAATTGTCAGCATTTATCCGCATCGGAACCGATTATCAAAATAACTATTACGAATACGAAGTTCCTTTAATAATCACACCTACCGCAAACTATGCTAAAGATAACAGTTTTACAGCAGAAATGGTATGGCCCGAAGAAAACCGTTTTGATATTGAATTTTTATCTACTTTTTTAAAAGTAAAACAGGAAAGAAACAATAAAATGCGTGAAGAAGGTTCAAACATATTTATTAGTACTGTTTATGAGATAAAAGACGGCAAAAATAAAATAAGGATAAAAGGAAACCCTAATTTAAGCAATATCAGAACAATAATGATAGGAATTAGAAATCCAAAACAAAAATTTAATAATCTTGATGATGATGGTATGCCTAAGTCCGTTGAAGTTTGGCTGAATGAACTAAGATTAACCGACTTTAAAGAAAGCGGAGGTTGGGCAGCAAATGCAATGATACAAACACGATTAGCTGATTTTGCAACAGTTACTCTTGCCGGAAATACCAGTACGCCGGGTTTTGGTAGTATTGATAAAAAAATAAATGAACGAAAACAAGAGCATACTTTTCAATATGATTTAGCTTCAAATATTGAGCTCGGCAAATTTTTCCCTGATAAAGTAAAAATCAGGATACCAATGTACATAGGGTTTTCTGAACGAAAGATAAATCCTTATTATAACCCTCTTGACCCTGATATACCATTAGAAGTAACATTAAAAGACTCCAAAATACCAAAACACGACAGAGATTCTATAAAAAATATTTCACAGGATTATACAAGAAGAAAAAGTATAAATTTTACGAATGTCCAAATAAATAAAACAAAAGGAAAACCCAAATTATATAGTATTTCCAACTTTTCAGTAAGCTATTCATTCAGCGAGCAATTTTCTCATAACATTAATACTGAAAGTAATATCTTAAAAAACTACTCGGGTTCACTTAATTACATTTTTAATAATTCACCAAAAAATATTGTGCCTTTTAAAAAGGTAAAAATGCTTAGCAAACCTATTTTTCGTTTAATAAAAGATTTTAACTTTTATTATATACCCTCTCAACTTGCTTTCAGAACAAATATGAACAGAAAATACAGTGAAAATACTCGTAGAAATATAAGTAATACTAATCAGATATTTGACCCTACTTTTGATAAAACTTTTGACTGGAGCAGAATATATGACCTGAAATTTAATTTAACAAAATCACTAAAATTTTCATTTACAGCAAATAATTTAGCAAGAATAGATGAACCTCCCGGAAGAATTGATAAAGACTATGAGGGAGAAAATATTTATGGTAACGAATATGACTATGATTCAATAAGAACAGCAATATGGGATGAAATAAAATATCTTGGTACTACAACAAATTATAACCACAGATATAATTTGAATTATAATATACCAATAAACAAAATTCCTTTATTTAACTGGGTAACAGCATCTGCAAATTATGAGGGCAGGTACGAATGGAACATTGCCCGCCAAACAATGAGTAATAATGAACTTGGAAATACAATAAAAAATGCTAATAAAAAAACCCTTACCTCTCAATTTAACTTCGATAATTTATATAGCAAAGTTGGATTTTTAGACAAAATAAAAAAGAAATATAAAAAATCTGCAAAACAAAGAAAACAGGAAAAAAAATATAAAGATGTAACTTTTGAAAAAAACAATGTATCGCTAAAAGCTAATGTATCAAAATCGGTTTACCATAAATTAAATACCGAAGATATTGACATTAAAGCATACGATGAACAAGAAAAGGAAATTGAAGGACGCTTCAATATAATTAATGAAAACAAAGCCACATATACTGCTAAAGAAGATCATAAAAACATAAAAATTATTGTTACAGGTCAACGCGAAATAAAAGAAAATCCTGCAATTATTGTCGCAGAACAAACTGCAAGAGTATTAATGGGAGTTAAAAATATTGCTATAACTGTAAGCGAAAATAATGGAATGGATCTTCCCGGATATATGATAGGAACCAAATATCTTGGGATGAAAAATGTTAATGGAACAATGGCACCCGGCTATCAATTCATTTTGGGTTTTCAGGATGAAAATTTTCCACAAAAAGTAATCACAAACGACTGGTACACAAAGGATGTGGCGTTTTTCGAACAATATAAAATAACCAATAATAATGTTATTAATCTAAGAAGTGTTATTGAGCCTATTCCAGGTTTAAGAATCGACCTTATTGCCAACCAAAATTTTTCAGAAAACCAGACCAAATATTTTCTGCCCTTAGAAGATGGTAGTATTCTTCAAGATGAATTCGGAAATTATATTTCAAGTTCCCAAATGGTTAGTGGTAATTATAGCATGTCTTTTATAACATGGAATTCTGCTTTTGAAAGTTTAAATGATGATTATTCATCAGATGTTTTTAATCTTTTTATTGAATATACAGAAAATATCTCAAACAGACTTGCTCATGACCGTGCTAAATATTCAGGTGACGAAAATTATGTGATAAATCTTGATACAAGTATGTATAACAGGGGTTATGGTAAAACATCACAAGATGTAATTATTCCTGCTTTTCTTGCTGCATATTCTGGAACAGATCCTGATAAAATACCTTTAAATAATTTCCCTTCGTGGAAATCAATAAAGCCAAACTGGAAAATTACTTATGATGGTTTAACAAAAATTGAATTTATAAAAAAATATATACGCTCGTTTAAAATTAATCATGTATATAGTTCATCATATTCTATCAATAATTATGTTACTAATCTTGATTATATTGATATTGGCAATGGTTATACAATGAAAACCGATAACAAGGGTAATTACTTTTCTGAAGTAGAAATTTCAGGATTTAATATTTCTGAGCAATTTAAACCCCTTATTGGTTTTGATATGACATGGAATAACAGCCTTATTTCAAGGCTTGAATTTCAGAAATCAAGAAATTTATCAATGAGTTTATCAAACAATCAACTAACCGAAAGAAGTGAGAAAAAAATTATTGTCGGATTAGGTTACCGTTTTAAGGAAGTTGAAATTATAATAAATTCAGGAAGTGGACAAAGAGCATTTAAAAGCGATTTGAACTTAAGATTTGACTTTGCTTTTAGTAACAATTACACAATTCTGCGTAAAATGATAGAAGGTATAAATGAATTACAAACAGGAGACAAGAGTATAACATTAGATTTTACTGCTGATTATGTTTTGAGTGAAAGATTCAATTTACAATTATTTTATAAACGATATTTAAAAGAACCTAAAAAAACTATAACATATCGTACTGTAAATGCAAACTTCGGAATTACTTTCAGATTTATATTGATACAATAAATTATTTTAATTCTTAACAATAAATGCCATAAACAGTTTGACACTATGTAGTTTTTTTAAAGCCAGATGGCACAAAGATAAGGGTGTCCTGTTTTAAAGTATTAGTTTATTCAAGCATTTTAGAGTTAATAATAAATTTTTATCGGTTACTACTATAATTTTTATAAAAATTAACTTTAAATTTCATTAAATTTTTTTAATTTTGAAAAAAACATAAAACATTATAATTATGAATATTCCTGATAATTTAAAGTACACTAAAGACCACGAATGGGTTAAAACAGAAGGAGATATCTGTATTATTGGAATTACTGATTTTGCACAAGGAGAATTAGGTGATGTTGTTTTTGTCGAAATTGAGACAGTTGGTGAAAATTTACCAAAAGAAGAAGCATTTGGAACTATTGAAGCTGTTAAAACAGTTTCAGATATGTTTATGCCAATATCAGGTGAAATTTTAGAATCTAATCCAAAAATAGAAGAATCACCTGAAATTTTAAATAAAGATCCTTACGGTGAAGGTTGGTTGATTAAAATCAAAATAGAAAATCCTGATGAATTAAACGAACTTTTAACTCCCGAACAATACAAAGAAATATTATAATTTAATAGTTAGTGCTTTTGTAATCTGCTTTTTTATTGATATTTCAAACCTGCCTGCCCTATCTGTTGACAAGAGTTAGGCAGGAATAAAACCCGTTTTAGTTTTTTTTTATCATGATTCCCATAAAAACACAAAATCATAAGCAATCCACTTATTATTTTGTGTTTTTAGCCATATATATGCTCCATGTCCCCATTTTGGTTCTTTATTTAGGGATATATAAATAATCGCTTTGTCTTTATTTTCATTAAATGCTGGTCTTGAAAAAGAAATCACACCATAAGCTGTTGGATATTTCTCATATAGCTTATTGTATCCATAGTATAAAGTACTATCAAGCAAAATAGATATTTCATCATTTGAAATCTGTTGTGTTTTATAAGAAGTAATTTTTAAATTATCTACTCGAAATTTAAGTTTATTTACTTCTATTATTTTTTCAGTTAAGTCTTTATCCAAAATATCAATTTCATTATGTCTTTGATGAACATATTGTGATATTGAATCAGCATATTGAATAGTTGAATCGAAAACTAAAAGTTTTTTTATGTCTTCTTGTTTTAAAGTCCAGTTTTTTCCTGTCAATGAATCATATGAACTTTGAAATCTATGGGATATTGATGATGGATGATAAAAAAATTGTTCAATAGCAAATGAAATCACTACATAATCAAGCGAATCAAGTTCCTTACTAGAATTACTAAAATTATCAACTTGGGTTTTACATCCAATTATTAAAAATCCAAATATTATTATTCCAAATGATAAGTGTTTCATAGTATCTTTAAAATTCTGAGTAATGTAAAAATTAATCTCGTTCTCGCAATGTAGGAAATGGGCTACAACAATTGAACAATTGAACAATTGAACAATTGAACAATAGAACAATAGTTAAATTCAGGTTCAACGAATGTCTCCTTTTAAAACCTTACAAATCATTCATTATCATATGATTGTAAAACATCACTATTTAATTGTTTAAATTGTTCCCTTTTTTTATAAATATCACAAGCAAGATATAAAGCTTTCCTGAAAGAATTTGGTGAAGCTGCATTTTTTCCTGCCAATTCATAAGCTGTTCCATGTCCGGGAGATGTACGTATAATTGGCAAACCAGCAGTATAATTTACTCCATTATCAAAAACAAGAGCTTTAAACGGAGCTAAACCCTGGTCATGATACATTGCCAGTATAGCATCAAATTGTTTGAAACTATCTGAACCGAAAAAGCCGTCGGCAGGATATGGTCCAAGTGCCATAATATCTTGTTCTCTCGCATTTTTTATGGCAGGAATAATTATTTCCTCTTCTTCATCGCCAATAACACCGCTATCACCTGCATGGGGATTTAAACCTAAAACAGCCAACTTTGGTTTGCGAATACCAAAATCCTGAATTAATGACTCATTCATAATTTTCAACTTGCTCAAAATATTTTCTTTTGTAATATAAGATGCAACTTCAGAAATCGGAATATGTCCGGCAACAACACCAACTTTTAAAATATCGCTTACTAATAACATTAATACTTCATCGGCTTCAAATTTTTCCTTTAAATATTCTGTATGACCTGGGAACTTGAATTTGTCAGATTGAATATTTTTTTTATTTATTGGTGCAGTAATTAACACATCAATTAAACCGGCTTTTAAGTCATTTACTGCCCTTTCAAGAGCTATAAAAGAGGCATTACCGGCAATATTAGTTGATTTTCCTAATTCAACCCTTACATCATCATCTAAACAATTAATAATATTTGCCCTTTTGATATTTGCATTTTCGGGTTTACTAATTGTATTAAAACTGAAATTAGTCATATTCATCGCTTTCCTGTGATATCCCGCCACTTTGGGTGAACCATAAACTATAGGAGTACAAAATTCTAATATTCTGTTATCAATAAGTGTTTTAATAATAATTTCATAGCTTATACCATTAATATCTCCCTGAGAAATTCCGATTTTAATTTTTTTATTTTTCATATTTTATTTTTTATTTTTTTTCTATATAAAGGAATCTCTAAAAATGTAAATTCCAAGGCATAAGAAATTTTAAAACCGCAGTCCCGATTGTGTTTTTTGTTGGTTTTTAAAATAAAAACCTTACAAAAACTACTTCGGGATGAGGATAAAATTTTGCAATAACACCGAAATTTGCATTTTTAGAGGTTACAATAATTCTGAATAAAATCAAATAACAACCTGACTCCCACTCCTGTTCCACCATTCCCCCTGTAACTGTCAGAACTTGTTAAAAATGCCGGTCCTGCAATATCAAGATGAATATATTGATAGTCAGTAAAATGTTCTAAAAATTTACCTGCTGTAATTGCTCCCCCTGTTCTGCCACCAATATTTTTAAGGTCGGCAATTTCGGATTTTATTAATTCTTCATATTCTTCCCAAAATGGAAATTCAACAATTCTTTCATAAACATTATTGCCGCTGATTTTTAGCTTATCAACAATTTTTTGTTTGGCATTTCCCATTTCAACAATTCCAAAATGACCAATTGCAGCATGAGCTGCACCAGTTAAGGTTGCCAAATCAATAACAAGTTCGGGTTTATATTGTTTTGCATAACTTAATGCATCAGCAAGTATCATTCTTCCTTCAGCATCAGTATTTAGTACTTCAACTGTTGAACCATCGTGCATATTAACCACATCGCCCGGTGCATAGGCATTTCCGTCGGGGCGGTTATCGGTTGCAGGAATTAATCCAATAATATGAACGGGTAATTTTGCTTTCGAAATTGCATACATAGCACCAATAACTGCTGATGCTCCTGCCATATCTGATTTCATCGCATCCATGCTGTCTTTTGTCGGTTTTAGACTTAAACCACCGGTATCATATACAACACCTTTACCAACAAAAATTATTGGTTTTTTATTTATATATTTTGCAGGTTTCCATTCAAGAACCGAAAATGTTGGTTGGTCAACACTTCCCTTATTTACTGCTATAAGACCACCCATCTTTAAAGCTTCAATTTTCTTTTTATTAAATATATCTGTTGTAAAACCTGCTTTTTTTCCAATTTTAATTATTTCAGTTGTAAGTTGAGTAGCATTTAGAAAAGATACAGGTTCATTTACCATATCTCTTGAATAAAATACAGCTTCAATAATAATTTGTAATTGTTCAACTTGTTGTGTAGTTGTATATGGGCATACAATTTTTATTTCTTTTAATTTATTTTCCTTCTTCTTCTTATCTTTAAAATATTTAATA
This window of the Bacteroidales bacterium genome carries:
- the gcvH gene encoding glycine cleavage system protein GcvH, giving the protein MNIPDNLKYTKDHEWVKTEGDICIIGITDFAQGELGDVVFVEIETVGENLPKEEAFGTIEAVKTVSDMFMPISGEILESNPKIEESPEILNKDPYGEGWLIKIKIENPDELNELLTPEQYKEIL
- the sprA gene encoding cell surface protein SprA, encoding MKQLIKHISKYILIILLGIIINYSFFTIKLYGNSPVYSSDTIIELPYHFNDNEEIPFTESKYKSGLYLNNPSNIQSEIVYDPISGEYKFSKKIGNINYRTPYTLSFDEYRKYDFQKSIKDYWTQRARSEKFEQQSSLIPKLHVGGEVFETIFGSNTINIRPQGSSELTFGLKINKQDNPQISEKLRTTTTFDFKEKIQMNVTGKIGENLEIGVNYNTEATFEFDNKMNLKYEGQEDDIIRKIEAGNVSLPLPGSLITGSQSLFGILTELQFGRLSVTSIFSQQKGETSVIEVEGGAQKSYFEMPINEYDANRHFFLGQYFKESYDEALEDLTTIKSRVNITKIEVWITNTSGISQQTRDFVAFMDLGEGYSQEKDKESNIFANYMIEPNDEFFSQYGFLPDSSSNNLYDHISAIQNSIISNVSTVLTGLDARFSDGQDYEKIITARKLNQGEYKINRLLGYISLNMALKADEVLAVAYEYTIGNSNKLFKIGDFSDDVDAPSILILKLLKGTSFSPMLPTWELMMKNIYSLGAYQLNKEDFRLDILYHDDSIGAQVFSIKEGIIKGENLLRVLHLDELNSQLLPVPGGDGVFDFVDGITINRSNGRFIFPVLEPFGSYLKKQFEDENNPDWEDIADKYIYQELYDSTQTKAQQVSEKNKFSIKGEYKASGGSEISLNSYNLQQGSVTVTAGGMILTEGQDYTVDYMLGRVKIMNQGLLESNTPITISLESNSLFSFQTKTLLGTHLDYRFSDNFNIGGTILNLTERPLTTKVNIGDEPISNTIWGLDGNYRFESRFITKMVDKLPFLETKEISSVNITGEFAHFIPGHSKAIEKSGTAYIDDFEGTRSSIDIRSMAGWKLASTPPDIFPEGILINDLEYGYNRAKLAWYNIDPLFFRTKAPVSTEQQSSAFVREVKEKELFPNKDNEFGQPINLSIFNLSFYPKEKGPYNYNTYQTDYSDGISSDGYLINPSSRWGGIIRKLNTTDFEAYNIEFIEFWLMDPFVYDSLHTGGYLYFNLGNISEDVLKDSRKSIENALPAQDSDTNFVYTPWGKITTHTPSDFSFVDNSDARQRQDVGLDGLNSFYNYNNNEEANFFETYLDDIKNIVDPEVQNYNKILNDPSGDDFEYFRSSNHDGSSHDILERYKNYNGLEGNTQTSDLSTENYPTVGTLSPDMEDINKDHNLSENESYYQYKIKLSPDELKIGQNYITDKKVTYITLKNNKEEKVTWYQFKIPIYKPNNVYGAIQDFQSIRFLRMFLTGFEKEVILRFAKLELVRGEWRKYNYIIQEGDESISEDTDQSLANFDISAINIEENGSKYVLPPGITRITDPSNPHMTMLNEQSIVLKVTDLHDGYSKAAYKTAGLDIRQYKKLEMEIHAEPSDNQPIDDYELSAFIRIGTDYQNNYYEYEVPLIITPTANYAKDNSFTAEMVWPEENRFDIEFLSTFLKVKQERNNKMREEGSNIFISTVYEIKDGKNKIRIKGNPNLSNIRTIMIGIRNPKQKFNNLDDDGMPKSVEVWLNELRLTDFKESGGWAANAMIQTRLADFATVTLAGNTSTPGFGSIDKKINERKQEHTFQYDLASNIELGKFFPDKVKIRIPMYIGFSERKINPYYNPLDPDIPLEVTLKDSKIPKHDRDSIKNISQDYTRRKSINFTNVQINKTKGKPKLYSISNFSVSYSFSEQFSHNINTESNILKNYSGSLNYIFNNSPKNIVPFKKVKMLSKPIFRLIKDFNFYYIPSQLAFRTNMNRKYSENTRRNISNTNQIFDPTFDKTFDWSRIYDLKFNLTKSLKFSFTANNLARIDEPPGRIDKDYEGENIYGNEYDYDSIRTAIWDEIKYLGTTTNYNHRYNLNYNIPINKIPLFNWVTASANYEGRYEWNIARQTMSNNELGNTIKNANKKTLTSQFNFDNLYSKVGFLDKIKKKYKKSAKQRKQEKKYKDVTFEKNNVSLKANVSKSVYHKLNTEDIDIKAYDEQEKEIEGRFNIINENKATYTAKEDHKNIKIIVTGQREIKENPAIIVAEQTARVLMGVKNIAITVSENNGMDLPGYMIGTKYLGMKNVNGTMAPGYQFILGFQDENFPQKVITNDWYTKDVAFFEQYKITNNNVINLRSVIEPIPGLRIDLIANQNFSENQTKYFLPLEDGSILQDEFGNYISSSQMVSGNYSMSFITWNSAFESLNDDYSSDVFNLFIEYTENISNRLAHDRAKYSGDENYVINLDTSMYNRGYGKTSQDVIIPAFLAAYSGTDPDKIPLNNFPSWKSIKPNWKITYDGLTKIEFIKKYIRSFKINHVYSSSYSINNYVTNLDYIDIGNGYTMKTDNKGNYFSEVEISGFNISEQFKPLIGFDMTWNNSLISRLEFQKSRNLSMSLSNNQLTERSEKKIIVGLGYRFKEVEIIINSGSGQRAFKSDLNLRFDFAFSNNYTILRKMIEGINELQTGDKSITLDFTADYVLSERFNLQLFYKRYLKEPKKTITYRTVNANFGITFRFILIQ
- the pdxA gene encoding 4-hydroxythreonine-4-phosphate dehydrogenase PdxA, translating into MKNKKIKIGISQGDINGISYEIIIKTLIDNRILEFCTPIVYGSPKVAGYHRKAMNMTNFSFNTISKPENANIKRANIINCLDDDVRVELGKSTNIAGNASFIALERAVNDLKAGLIDVLITAPINKKNIQSDKFKFPGHTEYLKEKFEADEVLMLLVSDILKVGVVAGHIPISEVASYITKENILSKLKIMNESLIQDFGIRKPKLAVLGLNPHAGDSGVIGDEEEEIIIPAIKNAREQDIMALGPYPADGFFGSDSFKQFDAILAMYHDQGLAPFKALVFDNGVNYTAGLPIIRTSPGHGTAYELAGKNAASPNSFRKALYLACDIYKKREQFKQLNSDVLQSYDNE
- a CDS encoding leucyl aminopeptidase family protein, which gives rise to MIKIYKQDKLLTDESVIYIINKDTNINNLRFSKTEIEYVKKKIKDDDKIISVNHFFKWSYLIVSEQKKEPYKVNESTRKSAAKLFSSVKEHKHSKIFIKNCTNNKDVSIAFAEGLALSSYQFIKYFKDKKKKENKLKEIKIVCPYTTTQQVEQLQIIIEAVFYSRDMVNEPVSFLNATQLTTEIIKIGKKAGFTTDIFNKKKIEALKMGGLIAVNKGSVDQPTFSVLEWKPAKYINKKPIIFVGKGVVYDTGGLSLKPTKDSMDAMKSDMAGASAVIGAMYAISKAKLPVHIIGLIPATDNRPDGNAYAPGDVVNMHDGSTVEVLNTDAEGRMILADALSYAKQYKPELVIDLATLTGAAHAAIGHFGIVEMGNAKQKIVDKLKISGNNVYERIVEFPFWEEYEELIKSEIADLKNIGGRTGGAITAGKFLEHFTDYQYIHLDIAGPAFLTSSDSYRGNGGTGVGVRLLFDFIQNYCNL